The Alnus glutinosa chromosome 1, dhAlnGlut1.1, whole genome shotgun sequence region TTCAATGACGGCGAAAAATCTAAAGCCGAGCTTCAGGAAAAGGTACGCTTCTCAAGCTCCGAAGTCCGAAAGACTAGCTATCTATTTAAGCAAAAAGAGAGAGTTGAAATGAATTCGTTACGTGTAGATAAGTCTCAAAGGAAACCTAAACAAATTTCTGTACGCGAATTGTATTTCAGAAAACTGGATTGGAGTGGCGAATTTTGAAGCAGTGGGACGTGCCATGGGAATGGCAAACGGTTTCATTGACTTCGCTTGCTTGCGGATTAaggtgtttgttttttcttttattttttgatgaataaggtGTTTGTTTTTCCATGACGAAATGTTGTTATGCGCTATGAAATTTGTGAAACAGAGTAACAAACTATCTTATGGGGTCTTAATTAAAGAATGTTTTAGATAAgtacgcatatatatatagtccaaGATGTTTCTTGGTTTTTGAGTTGTGGAGTGAAATTAATGATTTTGTCCCAGGCAGTTTTGTTTTGACAGGGTTGGTAGAGGCAGCGGCTATACCGTATCTAGGACTTCGCATTCAGGAGCTTAGTTCAGACGAGAAGGCAGAGATACTGTTCTTGGATCAGGGGTATTAGTCACCATGTCCTTTTAGTATTTACTCATTGTTTGATTCTGCTTAAGGAGCTATTTTTGCAAGTTGTCAAACTATGCCAGCCCATTTGGGAACCGATCTTTGTATTTGGGTCGAAACACGTAAATTTGACATTCATGTTCTGAAAGCTGAAATGTTTCCCGACAAACCTAATTGTGTTGAAAACTGTGTATTTCGCTGCAGAATGTAAGACATTGTCTATATTTAGAATTATCTGttcgattttttttcttttggaaatttttttactttctagATATCACTTGGATGCGATGGATTTAATCGCTATGCTCTTACTGTTGGTCTTCTTAGGCTTCGTAGACATCTTATTTGGGAACTGTAAAGTCACCCAGTTTCAGATGGGATTTATAAAACTTACAATACttactaaatttttttcatgCCATCCCATAAGTGCAGTAGACAGTTACATTTGTTTGTAATTTTCCCGATCATCATTTCTGGAGATACAATGTGGGATTTAGAAGCTCAAAATTGGTCTGACTTTTTTGCTTGTTGTTTTGGCAGCATTACTACCGCATTTATACTTGGAATTCTGTATGTCGTGGCTAACAGTTTTCAACCACTTCCTGAAGATGTTTTTCGTTATGGTATCAGTCTTTTCAGACTTACTATTTCTCTCTCATAACAAGCTTACAGGTTTTATACTTTCTTTTTGTTGATTGGCATTCACCCCCTAAAATGTTGCCTTGCTAAACTGGGCAGCATATCCATTAagtaaattaaaattgtcatgATATAGTGATGTTTATACCTAACTCAATCGTAAGTCTCAATGATGAGATAATCAATTTCGATGGTCAGATTCATTCTTGGGAGCTATATGGTTTGTTAATAGCTTATCTATAGATTTTGGATCCCTATGCTCGATCTGTTGAAATAATATTGTTTCAGATTGGAGGGAACCTTTCAGTCTACAGAAAGGGTGGCTCTTGTGGGCAGGGATTGGTCTTGTTGGTGCTCTGTCAGCCATTGCATTGACGGGAGTTGCCTTGTCCTTTTTCAGTGGTGAGAGTCCACAAAGAGAGGTTAGGAACTGATCTGGAACTTGCTTttagtttctttctttcattctttgggTGCAGAGGAACTAACCCTTTTGTTTTTCCGTGTATTTAGTGAGCTATTTTACAAATTCAGTAGGTCCAGATATCAAGGACTAACATCTACTCTGAAAAATGTAATAGACCCCGAACTAACACCTAGAGGGGGTTGAATAGGTGTATACAACCAATAATTGCAATTTTAATAATCTAATTACCACAGGTAAAATCACCACAATCCAAAcgaaataaaacacaaataacATAGATTTTTgcaacgaagtggaaacttttgaAGAagtattcaaaagaaaaatcactccgaggcTAGCCAACCCCAAAAGAGATTCCCCTATAGAAGAGCAGTTGTTACAACCAACCTATACTTACAAAACTTTTGCAATCTAGACAAAGGCTTGCAATCTCAGCAAACGACCCGTTTGCCTCCCGCCACAACGGTTCTAGAACTCTGGCTTTCTTCTACGGAATCTCCTCCATGAACAAATTTACTCGCTGCAACAGAACTCTGGCACACCAATGAGCTCACTGGTGGTACTCTTCCAAACTGGTAGAGGCTAAAGGTTTATGTGGTTTGAAAGAACTATTAGGGAGAGGTTTTAGTATTTTAGTTTAGGCTCAGGGAGTTTAGAACTCTCTCTATGGTTATAGAGCAGCCGCACTCTCTCTCATAGAAAATCGTGCAAAGCAGGGCTTATATAGGTAACGTAAAACATTGGGTTAAATATGGGGAATTGTGCAAAGAAAGCAACATTTGCCGCAAACTCGCTCGAGCAAGGGTTGAGAAGAGTTTCTGTTTGAACATTTAAATTGGTTTGCTTGAGCAACTGTCGTGTGAGAAATCGAGCGAAATTTTTGTTAGAGCTTGGGTCCTTGTTCGCTTGAGCGTCAATCTTGCAAGGGATCGAGCAAACTTTTTGTTTGAACTTCAAACTTGTTTGCTTGAGCAGAATTCAAGCGAGGGTCTTGTGAGTTTTCATAAACATGAATTCTTGAACCTTCTTTTGAACTAGACTCAACCCTAAcacaacaacaattaaataaaacccaaataaCCCGTGCGTTGACACTGGGATTTGCCAACACTCAAATAAACCTAGCATACTCCATTCCTGTATCATAACTATTATCAATATGGGCTTTTTCTTGGAGCCATTCATCAAATTTTGCAATAAATCCTTTTATGAAATATTGTTCACATTTCCATAATTATGTGCTGCCTGAATGAGCTACCTCTTGTCATTTCTTTGAAGAGAATCATTATGTTTTGGGGGATTAGATTCTATCCTGTACAACCACTACATATACTGAAAAAACTACTAGAGTAGTTACTCTGGTGATATTCTGAGATATAAATGGATATTTTAGCTTATACGGTTCTATGGGGATCTCTATGTAATTTCTGTAACTTTGTTTCAGACTGATGCTCTAGTTCGCTTGCTTCCACTAATTGGATCTTCAAGTATCAGGTATCTAAAGAAAACTTTATAGTTGTGGATGTTCTGGCTGCATCCATGCCAAACTGTTAGACTTGCCGTCATCAGGAGTTGAGGACTGATCAGTTTAATTGGTCATATTTATTTGTAGCACTGCTTGTTTGCTGGGGATCACTGGTGTCTTTGCTCCACTTCTTGAGGAGACTGTGTTTCGGGGTTTTTTTATGGTGTCCCTAACTAAGTGGTAATAGTTCTTTTTGTTCCTAAATATTCAGTTTCCATTTTAATGTTGCATGATacgaagaaaaataaaaaatcaaaacttagtGTTTGTAAGCTTACAGTTTACTCTATGCCTAGCACCATTGATTGTTTCTTTGTCAGTTGCTCCCAGAATCATATATGACATTTACCAACAAACTCTGACGTTGAAGAATGTAGAAATTTTTCTTGCTGTTTAATGTCAATCATTTCTTAGTCCCCGTGGTTTGCAGGTTTAAACTGAGCTGGTGAAGCCTTGAGCCAggctttattttttactataatttggAGATTTTTCTTACAACAGAAGTTGTTGACATATAAGACAGTTCTTGCGAATAAACTCTAGCGCAAATAGCATCTCCTTTCTCATAAAAACTGGAGAGGGTGATGTTGTGGATTCAAAACCAATTGAGTGCATATATAAACTAACTATTAAAAAAAGGATAACcatttaaagcaaaaaaaaaataaaaaaatacatgacACAGTTCTTAGCAATTGTGAATAAGctgaaatttgataaaaagagCAATGGAGGAAGTGGAGAAAGTGCTCTGGAATTATGTGGTCAGCATATGCATCAATAAAGAGGGGAAACatcttttggaaaaaatataggGCCCTGAATGCAATCTTTTATGGAACATTTCACTTTCATGGAACTCGTAGTATGAGAACAGTGGAACACGTATGAGATGGATAAGTGCTGACACAAGACAGATAGAACCTATTTAGTTGCATTTGAAAGAAGCTGTACTCATTGAGAACAAGATGAAAGAAGGTTGAGATAGTCGTGTTCTGTTTAATGAAGATTAAAGGGTGAAGTAATTTGGTGTGATGTTGTCCCAGTTGAAGATACTACAAGAACTAGGAATGTGGATCAAGACTGAGGAAGGACATGCTGCAGACAACTGCAGGCGTGGCCTCCATaaagtaaaatgaaataaaaaatttatgagaTAAATCCCACATTGGAATAAACTTGACTGTTGTTAGATTGGGTTGTCTAGTTAATACTGTTCTCATGCATTTTCTGCACTTTCTTCCATCCCCTTTTTCCATATAAAATACTTTATCCGTCTTTCCCATATCTATAATTGTTCCTTTTATCTCATCTACAAAGCCTTGTGTCCATATGCGTTTAGGATGATATTGGTTTTGATTGTTGTTCGGAGAATTACTTGAGTTTGTTCCCTACCAACTTTTAAATGCTCATCTGTTTGTTTCCACGCTTCCGTTATTACTTCTGCAGGGTACCTACACCAGTAGCTGTCATTATAAGTGCAGCTGTATTTGCACTTGCACATCTAACTCCTGGAGAGTTTCCCCAGCTGTTTGTGCTAGGTATCATGTTTACCCTGTATATACATTCAAACGATGAATGTGTTTGAGATCACCATGTTTTTAAGTTTCCTTGATCACATTGTGAAGTACAAAAGGTTTTGGAATATCGAACTTATTGCTCTCAAATAGACATCAAATTTGTCCATCTACTTTGAAGAAACCAACAGTACCTTGTGATCCCTGCAGGGACTACTTTGGGATTTTCATATGCCCAAACCCGTAATCTTCTAACACCCATCACAATACATGGTTTTTGGAACTCAGGAGTTATATTGCTTCTTACCGTTCTTCAGGTAAATGTTTTGTTATGTGGTATATAAGTTTGCTTAACATGCCCCTGTCCACTGTTATTCTCTTACTATGCAGCACAAGGACAGCCAAGCATAGATGTATCATGTGTCTAAATAGTTTTGTCTCAAGCGCTAAAACTTCTCCTCTGGGTGCAGCTTCAAGGTTATGACATCAAGGAATTGCTGCAAGCAACCTGATAGGGGTTTTTATTGAAAACCAGAGCTTGTGCAGGCTGCACTATAGGCTTATCTACTATGGGACCATACAGGTTTTCGCAACCCGAACCCCACCTCCCCTGCTTCCCCCCAcatccttttgttttctttgttctttgatGTACATGTGATTAAGAGTAGGAAAACAACTGATGCAAGTgaataaatgcaaaaaattGGTTAGTCAATTCTCAGCCATGGGGCTAAGAGGAACAACATAAACATTGATATTTTTAGCAGAATTGTGCAAGTTGACTTATCATTAACTTATTTCATCATGTATTACTTCATAATATTAATGggtttatgtttatttatttctcaagctGATAACTTTATACCAAACACGTAGCTTTTGGTCTTTCTAATCAGTGTCCGAATTTAGGGTTCATGTAATTAGCGCAGCGTCCTTCCAATGGAAGCTATCTGATTTGGATGCCACATTATTATTAATAGATCTGTATTGTATTAATTAAACGTGTTAGTTATTATCCAATCAAGTCTGTTCCTCAACCAGCCAAGATCAGAAAGCATTGACCCGAGCTCAGTCGGCGAAAGTAGTTGATGATAGTGGCTCAGTGCTATGCTATAGGAATCAGGCGACATGTTGAGAAACTTTGCAAATGGGATGCTTAGAAATCCCTAATATTGATCAAGCGCAGATTCGATGGAATTGTTTCCGACTCTTGAAGTAGGTAAAACCTTCCAGCGATCGATGTGCTGTAACAATTGAAGTCAAATTGCAGTACAATAAGCAGATA contains the following coding sequences:
- the LOC133868496 gene encoding uncharacterized protein LOC133868496, which translates into the protein MVTMLLSSLSQSSLCYHFPASPKPYSSKTSACRALSLRRFSPRRQSISRRALRSVCFFNDGEKSKAELQEKKTGLEWRILKQWDVPWEWQTVSLTSLACGLSFVLTGLVEAAAIPYLGLRIQELSSDEKAEILFLDQGITTAFILGILYVVANSFQPLPEDVFRYDWREPFSLQKGWLLWAGIGLVGALSAIALTGVALSFFSGESPQRETDALVRLLPLIGSSSISTACLLGITGVFAPLLEETVFRGFFMVSLTKWVPTPVAVIISAAVFALAHLTPGEFPQLFVLGTTLGFSYAQTRNLLTPITIHGFWNSGVILLLTVLQLQGYDIKELLQAT